One genomic segment of uncultured Desulfobacter sp. includes these proteins:
- the gyrB gene encoding DNA topoisomerase (ATP-hydrolyzing) subunit B, producing the protein MNKNQGSKDYGAGAIKVLEGLEAVRKRPSMYIGNVDLEGLHHLVYEVVDNCIDEAMAGYCDTVLVTIHEDMSVSVEDNGRGIPVGMHETEHIPACEVVMTKLHAGGKFDKGAYKVSGGLHGVGISVVNALSEHLTMEVFKNGKTYHQTYSKGHKLTELEILGDTEKKGTRITFSPDFTIMNQNEFSFETLSRRMRELAFLNKGVRIVIEDERSAQKEDFHYEGGIVSFVEYLNRSCSALHDPIHIEGDKNDVQIEVAIQYNDTFKEKLYSFANNIRTIEGGFHVSGFKGALTRTVNAYISGNTNLPKNMQSIKISGDDMREGLAVIISVKLMEPQFEGQTKTKLGNNEVKGIVESLLNEKLGQFLEENPNVAKKIIAKGVDAARARDAAKRARELARKKGTLLDSTLPGKLAECQFADPAERELFLVEGDSAGGSAKQGRDRRFQAILPLKGKILNVEKARFDKILRSDEIKNIITVLGTGAGREEYDIEKIRYHKVVIMTDADVDGSHIRTLLLTFFYRQMPDLVSSGYLYIAQPPLFRVGSRKSGVYLKNETEYADYLIRRISSQKQIVINGQDTPLTEDDFYAFLQDMTDYYNSMNQLHKRDYDTDLLFTLIKEGVSSKRFLEEKTNLEALSDTLKNKGYTPEEIEFDQERSIYEMDILDNNGQTKLLRVGRDILGTNDYQKMRQAYEKIKDLNQPPFSISSKAADAKTVTTLDDLNGLYEFLMAEAKKGINIQRYKGLGEMNADQLWETTMNPEKRIMLKVDIEDAEKADEIFTLLMGEEVEPRRNFIQKHALEVSSLDY; encoded by the coding sequence ATGAATAAAAACCAAGGAAGTAAAGATTACGGCGCAGGCGCCATCAAAGTTTTAGAAGGCCTTGAAGCTGTCCGGAAAAGACCGTCCATGTATATTGGCAACGTGGACCTTGAAGGCCTGCACCACCTAGTTTATGAGGTGGTGGACAATTGCATTGATGAGGCCATGGCAGGATATTGCGACACGGTTCTTGTCACCATCCACGAGGATATGTCGGTCAGTGTGGAGGACAACGGCCGGGGTATCCCGGTTGGAATGCACGAAACCGAACATATACCGGCCTGTGAGGTGGTCATGACCAAACTGCATGCCGGCGGCAAATTCGATAAAGGAGCCTATAAAGTCTCCGGTGGCCTGCATGGTGTCGGTATCTCCGTTGTCAATGCCCTGTCCGAACACCTGACCATGGAGGTGTTTAAAAACGGCAAAACTTACCACCAGACCTATTCCAAAGGGCACAAACTCACTGAACTTGAAATCCTTGGTGATACGGAAAAAAAGGGAACCAGGATCACGTTTTCCCCGGATTTCACCATTATGAATCAAAATGAGTTCAGCTTTGAGACCCTGTCCCGGCGCATGCGGGAACTGGCCTTTTTGAACAAAGGGGTTAGAATCGTCATTGAAGACGAACGATCCGCACAAAAAGAAGACTTTCATTATGAAGGCGGAATCGTCTCCTTTGTGGAATACCTGAACCGTTCCTGCTCGGCACTGCACGACCCCATCCATATTGAAGGGGATAAAAACGATGTCCAGATAGAGGTGGCCATTCAGTACAATGATACCTTCAAGGAGAAATTGTACTCTTTTGCCAACAATATCAGGACCATCGAAGGCGGATTCCATGTATCCGGTTTTAAAGGCGCCCTGACCCGAACGGTGAATGCCTATATTTCAGGCAATACCAACCTGCCCAAAAATATGCAGAGCATCAAGATTAGCGGCGATGACATGAGGGAGGGCTTAGCCGTCATCATCTCCGTCAAGCTTATGGAGCCCCAGTTTGAAGGCCAGACCAAGACAAAACTGGGCAACAATGAGGTCAAGGGCATTGTTGAATCCCTGCTCAATGAAAAACTGGGCCAGTTCCTGGAAGAAAACCCCAATGTCGCCAAAAAAATCATTGCCAAGGGCGTGGATGCGGCACGGGCCAGGGATGCGGCCAAGCGAGCCAGGGAGCTAGCCCGTAAAAAAGGGACATTGCTTGATTCCACGTTGCCGGGCAAACTTGCCGAATGCCAGTTTGCCGATCCTGCAGAGCGTGAACTGTTCCTAGTCGAGGGCGATTCTGCAGGCGGTTCTGCCAAACAGGGCCGGGACCGGCGCTTCCAGGCCATCCTTCCCTTGAAAGGTAAAATCCTCAATGTGGAAAAGGCCCGGTTTGACAAAATTCTTCGAAGTGATGAGATAAAAAATATCATTACGGTTCTGGGTACAGGCGCGGGCAGGGAAGAGTACGATATAGAAAAAATCCGCTATCATAAAGTGGTCATCATGACGGATGCGGACGTGGACGGCTCACACATCCGAACCCTGCTTCTCACCTTTTTCTACCGCCAGATGCCGGACCTGGTATCAAGTGGCTATTTGTATATTGCCCAGCCCCCGCTTTTCAGGGTGGGATCAAGGAAAAGCGGCGTATACCTGAAAAATGAAACCGAATACGCCGATTACCTGATCCGCAGAATTTCATCCCAGAAACAGATCGTAATCAACGGCCAAGACACGCCTTTGACCGAAGATGACTTCTATGCGTTCCTGCAAGATATGACAGACTACTACAACAGCATGAACCAGCTTCACAAACGCGATTATGATACGGATCTTCTGTTTACCCTGATCAAGGAAGGAGTCAGTTCAAAACGATTCCTGGAAGAAAAAACCAACCTGGAAGCCTTATCCGATACGCTTAAAAATAAAGGATACACGCCCGAGGAGATCGAATTTGATCAGGAACGCAGCATTTATGAAATGGATATTCTGGACAACAACGGGCAGACCAAGCTGCTGCGTGTGGGAAGAGACATTCTCGGCACCAACGACTACCAGAAAATGCGCCAGGCCTATGAAAAAATAAAAGACTTGAACCAGCCACCCTTTTCCATATCCTCAAAGGCGGCTGATGCAAAAACCGTAACAACCCTTGATGATTTAAACGGTCTTTATGAATTTCTCATGGCCGAAGCCAAAAAAGGGATCAATATACAGCGTTACAAAGGTCTGGGTGAAATGAATGCGGACCAGCTGTGGGAAACAACCATGAATCCGGAAAAACGGATTATGCTCAAGGTGGATATTGAAGATGCGGAAAAGGCTGACGAGATATTTACCCTGCTCATGGGTGAAGAGGTAGAGCCCCGGCGAAATTTTATCCAGAAGCATGCGCTGGAAGTGTCTTCCCTGGATTATTAA
- a CDS encoding single-stranded DNA-binding protein, translated as MAGLNKVMLIGNLGRDPEIRYTQQGLAVVNFTLATSEQWTDKNTGERQEKTEWHKIVVFGKQAEVCEKYLSKGKQVYIEGRLQTRPWEKDGQTHYTTEIVVSNFVFLGSRDGGGQSAPGGSGYQRGGGYQNQPNSGGGGGYIPNRPAPNSDNFQGPAQPGMPDGPDQSIPDDDIPF; from the coding sequence ATGGCAGGATTAAATAAAGTCATGCTCATCGGTAATTTGGGAAGAGACCCTGAAATCAGATATACGCAGCAGGGTTTGGCTGTGGTAAATTTTACCTTGGCGACCAGTGAGCAATGGACGGACAAAAATACAGGAGAGCGCCAGGAAAAAACCGAATGGCATAAAATTGTGGTGTTTGGCAAACAAGCTGAGGTCTGTGAAAAATATCTGTCCAAAGGCAAACAAGTTTATATAGAAGGCCGGCTGCAAACCCGGCCCTGGGAAAAAGATGGCCAGACCCATTACACCACAGAGATTGTGGTTTCAAACTTCGTGTTCCTGGGCAGCCGGGATGGCGGCGGCCAGTCTGCTCCCGGGGGATCAGGTTACCAGAGAGGCGGCGGATATCAGAATCAACCGAATTCCGGTGGGGGCGGTGGATATATCCCGAACCGGCCTGCGCCCAATTCAGATAATTTCCAGGGGCCGGCCCAGCCCGGCATGCCCGACGGACCTGATCAATCCATTCCGGATGATGATATCCCGTTCTAA
- a CDS encoding HDOD domain-containing protein, with protein sequence MTSLQVVIKEIKNLKPIPAVVTSLLEIVDDPNASMKDITKIIRYDPAITADVLRTANSAYFGLKHPAETIQEAATMLGTNHLVELVMLKISAQVTKGTQKGYDLREGALWKYSVSSALIAKQVAEQLDLPNKNSIYTASLLKDIGKTVLDKFVQDAFEKIYNLVINENFSFMEAEKQIIGVDHAELGAMIAKMWKFSPKMVRIIRNHHLTNETMVRDKDIAVVYLSDCICMMMGMGVGADGLAYRFHQQAMDYIGISAEDTLKIIADFACRMEEVEALLKVA encoded by the coding sequence ATGACCAGCCTGCAAGTAGTGATCAAAGAAATAAAAAATCTAAAACCCATCCCTGCCGTGGTCACCTCCCTTTTGGAAATCGTAGATGACCCCAATGCATCCATGAAAGATATCACCAAAATCATCCGGTACGACCCTGCCATTACCGCAGATGTCCTTCGGACTGCCAACTCTGCATACTTTGGTTTGAAACATCCCGCTGAAACCATCCAGGAAGCTGCCACGATGCTGGGCACGAATCACCTTGTGGAGCTGGTAATGCTCAAGATAAGCGCCCAGGTAACCAAAGGCACCCAGAAAGGTTATGATTTACGTGAAGGCGCATTATGGAAGTATTCCGTATCATCGGCCCTCATTGCAAAACAGGTGGCCGAGCAGTTGGACTTACCGAATAAAAACAGCATATATACAGCCTCACTTCTCAAGGATATCGGTAAAACCGTTCTGGATAAATTTGTCCAGGATGCCTTTGAAAAAATCTACAACCTGGTGATCAATGAAAATTTCAGTTTTATGGAAGCTGAAAAACAAATTATCGGCGTGGACCATGCCGAGCTTGGTGCAATGATTGCCAAAATGTGGAAATTCTCGCCCAAAATGGTCAGAATTATCCGTAATCATCATCTTACCAACGAAACCATGGTCAGGGACAAGGATATCGCTGTGGTCTATCTGTCCGATTGCATATGCATGATGATGGGGATGGGGGTGGGTGCAGACGGACTTGCATATCGATTCCACCAGCAGGCCATGGATTATATTGGCATTTCAGCCGAAGATACATTGAAAATCATCGCGGACTTTGCCTGCCGGATGGAGGAAGTAGAAGCGCTGTTAAAGGTTGCCTGA
- a CDS encoding HigA family addiction module antitoxin — MIEMTRKPTHPGRIIKEDYLLPLSISIKDMVENLGFSRKTLSKIVNEKGSITPEMALRLSRAFDTTPDL, encoded by the coding sequence ATGATAGAAATGACAAGAAAACCAACGCATCCAGGCCGAATTATTAAAGAAGACTATCTTTTACCATTGTCTATCAGTATTAAGGATATGGTTGAAAATTTAGGTTTTTCCAGAAAAACGCTTTCGAAAATTGTAAACGAAAAAGGATCTATCACGCCTGAAATGGCATTGAGGTTATCAAGGGCCTTTGACACAACGCCTGATCTATGA
- the hisF gene encoding imidazole glycerol phosphate synthase subunit HisF, whose amino-acid sequence MKITVLDYGAGNVRSLINAVEKMGGSIKMVEKPEDILAAERLIFPGVGNYGAMLEILHERGFVEPLREYLNADRPFLGICVGMQALFEGSEEELVSTNESIGFFKGRVKRFRTELSVPHIGWNGIHIKQDSPFLDGVDPDTKFYFVHSYHIVPESPEVILTTTTYDYPYASAVQQGNVIGTQFHPEKSGVAGMKLLDNFIHSDSLKSRGPADIPSKGLSKRVIACLDVRSNDNGDLVVTKGDQYDVREAGSVRNLGKPVALARKYYEQGADEITFLNITGFRDFPLEDMPMLKVLEQTSKQVFVPLTIGGGIREFTDAQGRHYSSLDVAARYFRAGADKISIGSDAVYIAMAYLESGQKTKKSAIEEISRVYGAQAVVISVDPQRVWVTCPEDAPKHHVVKVTSGEKGSNGESYCWYQCTVSGGRKAMDLDAVALARACEELGAGEILLNCIDKDGTNSGFDLDLINAVRSNVTIPVIASSGAGCEAHFAEVFKSTKAEAALAAGIFHREEVPIQAVKQHLAEQGIEVRR is encoded by the coding sequence ATGAAAATTACCGTATTAGACTATGGGGCGGGCAATGTCCGCAGCTTGATCAATGCTGTGGAAAAAATGGGCGGCAGCATTAAAATGGTTGAAAAACCTGAAGATATACTGGCAGCTGAAAGGCTTATTTTTCCCGGTGTGGGCAATTATGGGGCCATGCTTGAAATTCTTCATGAGCGTGGCTTTGTTGAGCCCCTGCGCGAATATCTCAACGCAGACCGGCCGTTTCTGGGCATCTGCGTGGGCATGCAGGCCCTGTTTGAAGGCAGTGAGGAAGAACTGGTCTCCACCAATGAGAGCATTGGATTTTTTAAAGGCCGGGTGAAACGCTTCAGAACGGAACTGTCTGTGCCCCACATCGGGTGGAACGGCATCCATATCAAACAGGACTCCCCTTTTCTTGACGGGGTGGACCCGGATACAAAATTTTATTTTGTCCATTCCTACCACATCGTGCCTGAAAGCCCAGAGGTCATCCTGACCACCACCACCTATGATTACCCTTATGCCTCGGCTGTGCAGCAGGGTAATGTCATCGGCACTCAGTTCCATCCGGAAAAAAGTGGGGTTGCCGGCATGAAGCTGCTTGATAATTTCATTCATTCAGACAGCCTTAAATCCCGGGGGCCCGCTGACATACCGTCCAAAGGTTTGTCAAAACGGGTGATTGCCTGTCTGGATGTCCGGTCTAACGACAATGGGGATTTAGTGGTTACCAAGGGGGATCAGTACGATGTCAGGGAAGCGGGCAGTGTCAGAAATCTTGGCAAACCCGTGGCGTTGGCCCGGAAATATTACGAGCAGGGCGCTGACGAGATTACCTTTTTGAATATAACAGGTTTCAGGGATTTTCCGCTGGAGGATATGCCCATGTTAAAGGTCCTGGAACAAACCTCAAAGCAGGTGTTCGTGCCCCTGACCATTGGCGGCGGTATCCGGGAATTTACAGATGCCCAGGGTCGGCACTATTCGTCCCTGGATGTTGCGGCCCGGTATTTCAGGGCGGGTGCGGATAAGATTTCCATTGGATCGGATGCGGTTTATATTGCCATGGCATATCTTGAATCTGGGCAGAAGACAAAGAAATCAGCCATTGAAGAAATCTCAAGGGTCTACGGGGCACAGGCTGTGGTGATTTCCGTTGATCCCCAAAGGGTATGGGTGACTTGTCCGGAAGATGCCCCCAAACACCATGTGGTCAAGGTAACATCTGGAGAGAAAGGTTCTAACGGTGAATCATACTGCTGGTACCAGTGTACGGTAAGCGGAGGCCGGAAAGCCATGGATCTTGATGCGGTAGCCCTGGCAAGGGCCTGTGAAGAACTGGGGGCCGGTGAAATTCTGCTTAACTGCATAGATAAGGACGGGACCAACTCCGGATTTGATTTGGACCTGATCAATGCCGTACGCAGCAATGTCACCATCCCGGTGATTGCCTCTTCCGGTGCCGGGTGTGAAGCGCATTTTGCCGAAGTGTTTAAATCTACAAAGGCTGAAGCGGCATTGGCCGCGGGTATTTTTCATAGGGAAGAAGTGCCCATTCAGGCGGTGAAACAGCATCTTGCCGAACAGGGCATCGAGGTGCGAAGGTAA
- a CDS encoding plasmid partition protein ParG, translating to MATQTKRATIYFDPELHKALKIKALETSRSITDLVNQAVRESLSEDAEDILAYEERKDEKVISYDQMLKKLRKDGRI from the coding sequence ATGGCTACTCAAACAAAAAGAGCAACAATTTATTTCGATCCTGAGCTGCATAAAGCACTCAAAATAAAAGCATTGGAAACATCTCGTTCTATAACAGATTTGGTCAATCAAGCAGTCAGAGAGTCTCTCTCAGAAGATGCTGAAGATATCCTTGCATATGAAGAACGCAAGGATGAAAAAGTTATCAGCTACGACCAGATGTTAAAGAAATTGAGAAAAGATGGACGAATATAA
- a CDS encoding TIGR03960 family B12-binding radical SAM protein, translating into MHKQNYQYILNRVQTPTRYSGNEINTVKKDLSQVDLTFALAFPDLYEIGTSHFGLQILYSILNKREDIAAERFFAPAPDMEALMREKKVPCLSMETRTPLSHFDIIGVSLLYELNFTNILTLFDLSGIPFYADQRDNNFPLIIAGGPCAFNPEPLADFFDAFIIGDGEQAITQVADTVIAFKKEGDGQKKTLLKMLSRIEGVYVPSFFTVSRDSDGHQILTPLYEDYSRIKRAILPELTFADFPISPIVPFGKPVHDRLRLEIARGCSRGCRFCQAGMIYRPVRERSLEDLLEIAKASLATTGYSDISLLSLSTGDYSQLPALMEALLLLSQGQCNAISLPSIRAEKLTPQLMELIKSVRKTGFTIAPEAGTQRLRDIINKNLTEDSIAKTVENALSLGWKNIKLYFMTGLPFEQMDDIQGIADFSQRLASTYTKGKQMINVSATCFIPKAHTPFQNHAQMTLDQTLEKLQYLKDNLRHPKVKLKWQDPKMSLLEGVWSRGDRALSPLLVKAFELGCRLDGWSDHFNFSLWEQAFEATGIDPAFYTSRQRTPGEPLPWDHIDSGIKKAFLESELKKAEEMALTPDCRENDCTGCGICNFKTIAPVVQKSNADQKALLDKKSKKKPDGQSDRLPDDAFIKYELKFSKLEDARFFGHLEMATIFQRAVKRTGFAVKYSKGFNPSMRMSFATALPLGMESEEESLYIYLEKGLKPHRIMSDLNEQLPRGIEVTDCALFRKSPQPPTPRDTYQISFAEPCIRQPELDRFLALSEFMVEDMSKKGKIRKTDLRKALSSVRLISPIRLEMTLTPYNARIVRPTEILTKGFGLDDTAVTDARIKKMKN; encoded by the coding sequence ATGCACAAACAAAATTATCAATACATCCTTAACCGGGTCCAGACTCCGACCCGGTATTCCGGCAATGAAATCAACACAGTGAAAAAAGACCTGTCCCAGGTTGATCTGACCTTTGCCCTGGCCTTTCCGGACCTGTATGAAATAGGTACATCCCACTTTGGGCTTCAAATCCTTTATTCCATTCTGAACAAACGGGAAGATATTGCAGCAGAACGATTTTTTGCCCCGGCCCCGGATATGGAAGCCCTGATGCGGGAAAAAAAGGTACCCTGTCTCTCCATGGAGACCCGGACCCCGCTTAGCCACTTTGATATCATTGGTGTCAGCCTTTTGTATGAACTCAATTTCACCAATATTCTGACCCTGTTTGATCTATCCGGCATCCCCTTTTACGCGGACCAGCGGGATAACAACTTTCCTTTGATCATTGCCGGCGGGCCATGCGCCTTTAACCCTGAGCCGTTAGCTGATTTTTTTGATGCCTTTATAATTGGGGACGGGGAACAGGCCATCACCCAGGTGGCAGATACCGTTATTGCATTTAAAAAGGAGGGCGACGGCCAAAAAAAGACGTTGCTCAAGATGCTTTCCCGGATTGAGGGCGTATATGTGCCCTCCTTTTTTACCGTATCCCGGGATAGCGACGGCCACCAGATTCTGACCCCGCTGTATGAGGACTATTCCCGTATCAAACGGGCCATCCTGCCGGAACTGACCTTTGCCGATTTTCCCATTTCACCCATTGTACCCTTTGGAAAACCGGTTCATGACCGTCTGCGCCTGGAAATTGCCAGGGGATGCTCCAGGGGATGCCGGTTCTGCCAGGCCGGAATGATTTACAGGCCTGTAAGGGAACGAAGCCTGGAAGACCTCCTTGAAATAGCCAAGGCCTCCCTGGCAACCACGGGCTACTCTGACATCTCCCTGCTGTCTTTGAGTACCGGAGATTATTCACAACTGCCGGCATTAATGGAAGCGCTTTTGTTGCTGAGTCAAGGCCAGTGCAATGCCATCAGCCTGCCATCCATCCGAGCGGAAAAACTGACCCCCCAACTCATGGAGCTGATAAAAAGTGTCCGTAAAACCGGTTTTACCATTGCACCCGAAGCCGGAACCCAGCGCCTGCGGGACATCATCAACAAAAACCTTACCGAAGACAGTATTGCAAAAACCGTTGAAAACGCTTTGTCCCTGGGCTGGAAAAACATCAAGCTGTACTTTATGACAGGCCTTCCCTTTGAACAGATGGATGACATCCAGGGTATTGCAGATTTTTCCCAGCGCCTGGCCTCTACCTATACCAAGGGAAAACAGATGATCAATGTTTCTGCGACCTGCTTTATTCCCAAAGCCCACACCCCATTCCAGAATCATGCCCAGATGACCCTGGACCAGACCCTTGAAAAACTGCAGTACCTGAAGGACAATCTGCGGCATCCCAAGGTCAAGCTGAAATGGCAGGATCCCAAGATGAGTCTTTTAGAAGGGGTATGGTCCAGGGGAGACCGGGCCCTGTCGCCTTTACTGGTCAAGGCGTTTGAACTGGGATGCCGTCTGGACGGATGGAGTGACCATTTCAATTTCAGCCTCTGGGAACAGGCCTTTGAGGCCACAGGCATTGATCCTGCCTTTTATACCTCCCGTCAAAGAACGCCTGGTGAGCCACTGCCCTGGGATCACATTGATTCCGGGATTAAAAAAGCGTTCCTGGAAAGCGAATTAAAAAAAGCTGAAGAGATGGCCCTCACACCGGATTGCCGGGAGAACGACTGCACCGGGTGCGGCATTTGCAATTTTAAAACCATTGCGCCTGTGGTGCAAAAAAGTAATGCCGACCAGAAAGCGCTTTTAGATAAAAAATCAAAAAAAAAACCAGACGGACAGTCGGACCGCCTACCGGACGACGCGTTTATCAAATACGAATTGAAATTTTCCAAACTGGAAGACGCCAGATTTTTCGGGCATCTGGAAATGGCCACCATTTTCCAGCGAGCCGTCAAACGCACAGGCTTTGCCGTAAAATACTCCAAGGGGTTTAATCCATCCATGCGCATGTCCTTTGCAACGGCCCTGCCCCTGGGGATGGAAAGCGAAGAGGAAAGTCTTTACATCTATCTTGAAAAAGGATTGAAGCCCCACAGGATTATGTCTGACCTGAACGAGCAACTGCCACGGGGCATTGAGGTTACAGACTGCGCGCTTTTCCGTAAATCACCGCAACCCCCGACACCCCGGGACACCTATCAGATCTCATTTGCAGAACCCTGTATCCGCCAACCTGAACTGGATCGGTTTCTGGCCCTGTCCGAATTTATGGTTGAAGATATGAGCAAAAAGGGTAAAATTCGAAAAACAGATTTACGAAAAGCGCTTTCATCCGTCCGGCTGATTTCCCCTATCCGCCTTGAAATGACGTTGACACCCTATAATGCACGCATTGTCAGGCCGACAGAAATTCTGACCAAAGGATTTGGTCTTGATGATACAGCAGTAACGGATGCAAGAATAAAAAAAATGAAGAATTAA
- a CDS encoding type II toxin-antitoxin system RelE/ParE family toxin, producing the protein MDEYKIFFKKSVEKDFKKIPKKSLVKILEKIDELKNDPKPDGSEKLTNYDLYRIRQGTYRIVYSIQDQELIIWVVKVGHRKEIYKKLS; encoded by the coding sequence ATGGACGAATATAAAATATTTTTCAAGAAATCCGTTGAGAAGGATTTTAAGAAAATACCTAAAAAGTCTCTTGTTAAGATTTTAGAAAAAATTGATGAACTAAAAAATGACCCAAAGCCGGATGGAAGTGAAAAACTAACAAACTATGACTTATATAGAATAAGGCAAGGTACTTACAGAATTGTTTATTCAATTCAAGACCAAGAACTCATAATTTGGGTCGTCAAAGTTGGTCATCGAAAAGAAATCTATAAAAAATTAAGCTAA
- a CDS encoding chemotaxis protein CheD — translation MEQIVGAADMKVSNRTDDTIVTDSLGSCIGLAIYDPQAVVGGMLHYMLPNSAIDAVKAKSNPFMFADTGIPALFKRIYELGAEKSRIKVFVAGGAEIMDQEGIFNLGRQNYSALMQILTKNNISIWKQAVGGYSNRAVRMEVASGNIYLKTSGLGEVRL, via the coding sequence ATGGAACAGATCGTAGGTGCAGCAGATATGAAAGTCAGCAACCGGACCGATGATACCATTGTGACAGACTCGCTTGGTTCATGCATCGGGCTTGCAATATATGACCCCCAGGCCGTAGTAGGGGGAATGCTTCACTATATGCTGCCGAACTCCGCCATTGATGCTGTAAAGGCAAAAAGCAATCCGTTCATGTTCGCCGATACCGGCATTCCAGCGCTGTTCAAACGTATATATGAACTGGGCGCCGAAAAATCCAGAATCAAAGTTTTTGTTGCAGGCGGCGCTGAAATTATGGACCAGGAAGGAATTTTCAATCTTGGCAGACAAAACTATTCCGCATTAATGCAGATATTGACCAAAAACAATATTTCTATCTGGAAACAGGCTGTGGGGGGGTATTCAAACCGGGCCGTAAGAATGGAAGTTGCCTCCGGAAATATCTATTTGAAAACATCCGGATTAGGAGAGGTGCGGTTATGA
- the asnS gene encoding asparagine--tRNA ligase: MKRTKIKAVLDMAASPGEVFIQGWVRTKRDAKDFSFIELNDGSCLANIQVIAGSDLAEYSQVEKLTRGSAAGVTGQLVASPGKGQKWEIQATAVDVISIAPENYPLQKKRHTDEFLRSIAHLRPRTNKYGAAFRIRSRMAQAIHAFYLDKGFYYLHSPLITGSDCEGAGEMFRVTGLDPADVQKQGQMDFSKDFFGQEANLTVSGQLSAEMFALSLGDVYTFSPTFRAENSNTRRHAAEFWMLEPEMAFCDLDGDMDHAEELVKYLVGHAMDHCREDLDLFMRFVDKNLGQRLETLVGKPFARLPYTDAVEILKKSGKLFEYPVEYGIDLQSEHERFLAEEHFKTPVFVTDYPRQIKPFYMRMNDDGQTVAAMDLLVPGIGELIGGSQREERLNVLEARMDEMGLDKDPYWWYLDSRRFGTVPHAGFGMGFERFLMMLTGISNIRDVIAFPRTPGSIDF; the protein is encoded by the coding sequence ATGAAAAGAACCAAGATAAAGGCAGTGCTGGATATGGCCGCCTCACCGGGTGAGGTCTTTATACAGGGATGGGTCCGGACCAAAAGAGACGCAAAGGATTTTAGTTTTATTGAGCTCAATGACGGTTCCTGTCTGGCCAATATCCAGGTGATTGCCGGGAGCGATCTGGCTGAGTACAGTCAGGTGGAAAAACTGACCAGAGGGTCTGCGGCCGGCGTAACCGGACAGCTGGTGGCATCGCCGGGCAAGGGCCAGAAATGGGAGATCCAGGCCACTGCCGTGGATGTGATCAGCATAGCCCCGGAAAATTATCCGTTACAGAAAAAACGGCATACAGATGAGTTTTTGCGCAGCATTGCCCACCTTCGGCCCCGGACCAACAAATACGGTGCGGCTTTCAGGATCAGATCCCGGATGGCCCAGGCCATTCATGCCTTTTATCTGGACAAGGGGTTTTATTATCTTCACTCCCCGTTGATCACAGGCTCCGACTGCGAGGGTGCAGGAGAAATGTTCCGGGTCACAGGCCTTGATCCGGCGGATGTGCAAAAACAGGGGCAAATGGATTTTTCCAAAGATTTTTTCGGTCAGGAAGCCAATCTCACCGTATCCGGCCAGCTCTCTGCCGAAATGTTTGCTCTTTCCCTGGGTGATGTCTATACTTTCAGTCCAACCTTCCGGGCGGAAAATTCCAACACTCGGCGCCATGCTGCAGAATTCTGGATGCTGGAACCGGAAATGGCTTTTTGTGACCTTGACGGAGATATGGACCATGCCGAAGAGCTGGTTAAATATCTGGTTGGGCATGCCATGGATCATTGCAGAGAAGATCTGGACCTGTTCATGCGTTTTGTGGACAAAAATCTGGGACAGCGGCTGGAAACCCTTGTTGGCAAACCCTTTGCCCGGCTGCCTTACACTGACGCCGTGGAGATTTTGAAAAAAAGTGGCAAACTATTTGAATATCCGGTTGAGTACGGCATTGACCTGCAGTCTGAACACGAGCGGTTTCTGGCGGAAGAACATTTTAAGACACCGGTATTTGTTACGGATTATCCAAGACAGATCAAGCCCTTTTACATGCGCATGAACGATGACGGACAAACCGTGGCTGCCATGGATTTACTGGTTCCGGGCATCGGCGAACTCATCGGGGGCAGCCAGCGGGAGGAGCGCTTAAACGTGCTGGAGGCCCGGATGGATGAGATGGGTCTTGATAAAGACCCCTACTGGTGGTATCTGGATTCACGCAGGTTCGGCACCGTGCCCCACGCAGGCTTTGGCATGGGGTTTGAACGGTTTTTGATGATGCTTACTGGTATTTCCAATATCCGGGATGTTATTGCTTTTCCCCGTACACCGGGGTCCATTGATTTTTAA